The genomic segment ACCCCGCCCACGAATCCGCGCTGCATAAAGGCGTTCACGCGGAAGCGGGCTTTTTCCCCCAGGGCGAACGAGAAGTCCAGCTCGCGCTTTTCCTCGAAGGTGCGCTGCTGGCGCTCGTTCATCATCGAGTACATCAGCTTGCGGGTCTCGGTCGCGGCGAGCGGGGCCATCCCCTGCTGCACCTCGTAGTTGCCGCTGAGCTTGAACTGCGGGGGCAGGCCCACCGTCAGGATGATGTCGGACGCGCCCTTCTCGGCGGCGAAACGCAGGATGTCGGTGATGTCGGGGGCAGCTAGGGTCATGGGGTACCTCGGGGAGGGAAGGGAGGGAGGGGAGGCTGAGGGCGGCTTAGCCCGCCGTCACTGCGAGCACTTCTTCCAGGGTGGTCATCCCCGCGAGCGCCTTGTCGATGCCGTCCTGGCGCAGCGTCTTCATGCCGCTCTCGGCCAGGGCCACGTCGCGCAGTTCGGAGGCGGTCTGCCCGGCCCCGATGGCGCGGCGCAGGGGGTCATCGATCACCATCAGCTCGTGAATCCCCATGCGGCCCTTGTAGCCGGTGCCGCCGCAGCGGGGGCAGCCTGCCCCGCGCACGAGCGAGGCGCCGCGCACCTCCTCCTCGGCCAGCCCCAAGCGGCGCAGCACGTCGGGGTCGGCGTTGGTGGGCTGCTTGCACTCGGAGCACACCCGGCGCACCAGCCGCTGCGCGAGCACCCCAATCACCGAGGCTGAGATGTTGAACGGCTCCACGCCCATCTCGTCGAGGCGGGTGATCGCTCCCGGCGCGTCGTTCGTGTGCAGGGTCGCCAGCACGAGGTGGCCGGTGAGCGCCGCTTCGGTGGCAATCTTGGCGGTCTCGGTGTCGCGGATTTCGCCCACGAAGATGATGTCGGGGTCCTGACGCAGGAAGGCGCGGAGGGCACGGGCAAAGGTCATCCCCGCCACCGAGTTGACCTGCGACTGCACGATCCCCGGAATCTCGTACTCGATGGGGTCCTCGATGGTCGTGGTGTTCTTCTCGGGCCGGGCGATGCGCTTGAGGGTCGAGAAACTGGTAAAGGACTTGCCCGACCCCGTCGGCCCCGTCACCAGGAAGATGCCGTTGGGCTTTTCGATCACGTCGAGGTAACGCTGGAAGTTGTGCGCGGAAAAGCCGAGCTGCTCGACCTCGGGGATGTTCTCGGCCTTTTGCAGGAGGCGCATCACGGCCTTTTCCCCGTACACGGTGGGCAGGGTCGAGAGCCGGAGGTCGATGTCGATCGAGCCCTTCTTGAAGCGCACGCGGCCGTCTTGCGGCAGGCGGCGCTCGGAGATGTCGAGGTTCCCCATGATCTTGATGCGGGCGAGCACGCTCTGGGCGCTGCCGCGCGGCAACTCGGGCTGTTCGCGCAGCACGCCGTCGATGCGGTAGCGGACCCGCAGGGCCGTCTGGGTCGGCTCGATGTGGATGTCCGAGGCGTCCTGCAGGGCCGCCTCCCGGATGATCTGGTCCACCACCCGCACGACGGCGTTGTCGTCGAGTCCGGCGGAGAGGTCCACGTCCTCGCGCTTGGCCTCCCGCGCCTTGCTCTCGGCGGCGAGCTTCTGGTTCAGGGCCGCCATGTCCTTGTTGCCGTGGTAGCGCTCCAGCAACCGGGTGATGTCCTTTTCCGCCATCACGGCGGGAACGATCTCGCGGCCCGTCATCAGCTTAAGGTCGTCGAGCGCGAAGACGTTGCGCGGGTCCTTCATCGCCACGATCAGCGACTCGCCCTGCAGCCGCACGGGCACCACCCCGTAGCGCCGGGCGGTCGCCTCCGGGATCAGGAGGGCCACCGCCGCGTCGGGCGGGTTCTGGCCGGGGTCGAGGTACTCGTAGCCGAGCTGCGCGGCCAAGGAGCGGGCCAGCATCTCGGGGCTGAGCTTGCCCGACTGCACCAGCGTGTCTTCCAGCCGCCCGCCCCCCGCGTTCTGCTTTTGCAGCGCCGTGTCAATGTCGCCGGGGTTGGCGAAGCCCAGTTCGACGATCACCTCACCCAGTGGTTTGACCTTGCCGCCCCGCGCCTGCACCTGTAGGGCCTCGCGCAGTTGTGCCCGCGAGAGCGTCCCCTGCTGCACCATCTGCTCGCCCAGGCGGGTGCGCTGGGGATAGCAGCGCTCGATCAGGGCCTCGACATCACGCGGGCGGGCCAGGATCAGGCTGACCGGGCGACCGATCAGGGCTTCGAGTTCCTCGCGGCGGCGGGGATCGCTCGTCAGGACCGTCACGGCGGCGGCCGTCTCCTCGACCGGGACCGCCGAGAGCCGCAGCGCGTCTGCCCGCAGCAGCGCTCCCAGCACGTCTTCCGGGGGCTGCAGGCCGCGCGTGTCGGGGAGGTAGGGGGCGCCCGCCTGCTCGGCCAGCACCTCGTACAGCCGCTCCTCGGTCAGCGCCCCCTGCGTCACCAGCGTCGCCCCCAGCGACTCGCCGGTCTGCTGCTGGGCATCGAGTGCCACCTGAAGTTGCGCGTCGGTGATCAGCCCCCGTGTGGTGAGCAACCGGCCGAGTTGCCCGCCGTTCGCGTCGCCGCCCTCCTCGCCGGGCAGGGGCACGTCCAGCCCGAGTTCGGGGTAGTAGGTCCCGATGGCCCACAGCACCTGATCGCGCAGCGCCTGATACGGCTCGATGTTCAGGCCCGAGTCGTCCTCCAGCGCCTCGATGGCAAGGCTGGACAGGGGATCCACAAAGGCCACCCGCAGCGTGTCGCCCTCCCGCGCGAAGGGAAAGGCCGCCATCGCCTGCGCCGTCTGCGCCCGCACCGCCGACACCGCCCGGGCCTCCGGCGTGACCACCAGCAGGTTGACGAGGGGAATGCCCAGCGCTTCCTCGATGGCCCGCGCGATGCGCTTCTCGCCGACCTGCCCGGAGTCGATCAATATGTCGGCCAGCCGCCCGCCGACCTCGGCGTGCCGGACGAGCGCCTTTTGCAGTTCGGTGTCACTGACGTAGCCCTGTTCGAGCAGGATCGCTCCGAGTCTCCGGTCGCCGATGGAAAGTGCCACTGTGCCTCCTGGGTGGGGTGAGAGCGGGGTCAGGCCCGCCAGTCGTGTCCGTAGCGTTTGAGAACCGCGCGTTCGAGCTTGCGGGTCACGCGGGTGTGCGGCAGGGCGTTGTCGGCCAGCGGGTGAACGAGGATGGTGTGCATTCCCGCGAGATTGCCGCCCAGCACGTCGGTGAAGACCTGATCGCCCACCATGCCGACCTGATAGGGCGGCAGCCCGAGCTTGGCGAGCGCCTGACGGAACGCGCGGGGATTGGGTTTGCCCGCCATCCCGACGCCCTCGAAGCCGAGCTTGTCGAGCCAGAAGCGGGCACGCCTCCCCGTCGCGTTGCTCAGGAGGTAAAGCCGGATGCCGGAACGGCGCAGGTCGGCGGCCCAGGCCATCACGTCGGCCCGTTCCTCATAACTGCCGTAGGGAATCAGGGTGTTGTCGAGGTCGAGCAGGAGTCCACGCAGGCCCCGCGCGGCCAGGAACTCGGGGGTGATGTCGTGGACGTGGGGCAGCACGTCGCGGGGGCGCAGCAGGCTCACGCGTCCACCCCCGCCGAGCCGGACGCGTCCGGCAACCCGATCACGGCCCACATTCGCCCGGTGCGGCCCGCGTCCCGGCGGTAGGAGTAGAAGTCTCCTTCGGTCGAGCAGCGCCCGCTGACCCAGAGGTGCTCGGGATTCAGCCCCGCCGCGAGCAGCACCGCCCGGTTCGCCCCGGCGAGGTCGAGGTGCGGCCCTCCCTCCCGCTCCAGCACGAAGTCTCCCAGCCCCGCGTCCCGGAACTGCTGCGCCACGTCCCCGCCGACCGCATACCGCTCGCCGCAGATGCCGGGGCCGACGGCGGCGCGGATACTCGCTGGATTGGCTCCCCGCTCCACCATCGCCTCCACCACCTTGGCGGCGATGCGGCCCAGCGTGCCGCGCCAGCCCGCGTGCGCGGCCCCGACCACCCCGGCCCCCTCGTCCGCGAGGAGGATGGGATAGCAGTCGGCGGTCCCGATGGCGAGGAGCAGCCCCCGCTCGGTGCTCACCAGCGCGTCGCCGTCCTGCACGCCGGGCTGCGCCTCGCGCACGTCGGTGCCGTGAACTTGATTCAGCCGGGCTACCCGCGAGGAGGCGAAGCCCAGGGCCTCGGCCACCCGGCGGCGGTTTTCCGCCACGGCCTGCGGATCGTCCTCGCGGTCGTCGAGGTTCAGGCCCTGGTAAGCCCCCAGCGACACGCCGCCCGCCCGCGTGGTGAACGCGTGGGGCAGCGGCAAGGCGGGGGAACGCAGGAACATCAGGGGGTCAGTATCGGGTCGCATGTCTCACCGAAGTCTGACGGGTGTACCCCCGGCGGGGGTGTGGAGGGGTCAGGGGGCCAGGACTGTCATCTCAATGGTGAGTGATCCGGTCCGGCACTGTGCTCCCTGGGCACGCGTGATCACCCCAAAGGAAGAGGTGCCGGGCCGGGCCGTCTCAGGCACCCGCACCCGCACCGTGACCTGGGGACCGCTGAAGCTCAGCGAATCGCGCAATACGTCAACGGGCTGAATCACGCCCCCCGTGAAGAGTGCCCCCGGAGCAGAGCTAGAGCGTATAAAACTCACTTCGCCCTGGTTGGGTTGACCATTGACCAGCACCGATAGGGTGACCTCGCGGGTCTCGCCGGGGCGCAGGGTGACCGTCCCGCCTCCGCTCACCGTGCGCTCCTGGCCTGTCGGGATGCAGACTTCCGAGTCGGGAATGGGAATCCGCAGGGGCTGCGAGCAGGCGGGTAGGGCCAGCAACAGGACCAGGGGAAGCCAGAGGGGGCGAGGCATGGCTGGGAGTATAGGTGTGTCCGACGCGGGCGACCTGACCACTTTTGCACCCACTCCAACCCGCACCCCCCCCACGTTGCTACAGTCCCCCCCATGAGTCTGACGATTGACCTCTCCGGCAAGACGGCCCTGGTGATGGGCGTGGCGAACGCCCGCAGCCTGGGCTGGGCCATCGCCGAACCCCTCCTTCAGGCCGGGTGCCGGGTGGGCTTTTCCTACCAGGGGGAGCGCCTGAAGGGCGAACTCGACAAGCTGCTCGTGGGCCGTGAGGGCGTGTGGACCCAGCAGGCCGACGCGACCAGTGAGGACGACCTGACGGCGCTGTTCGCCCGCGTCCGCGAGGAATTCGGGCATCTGGACTACCTCGTGCATTCCATCGCCTACGCGCCCCGCCCCGCGATGGAAGGCCGCTTTATCGCCACCACGCCGGAGGACTGGAACACCGCGCTCAATGTCAGCGCCTACACGCTGGTGAGCGCGGCCCGCCACGCCGAGGGGCTGCTGCGCCCCGGCGGCAGCATCGTGAGCCTGACCTACCACGCCTCGCAGCAGGTCGTGCCCAAGTACAACGTGATGGGGGTGGCCAAGGCGGCGCTGGAGGCCGCCACCCGCTACCTCGCCGCCGATCTGGGCAAGGCGGACGTGCGCGTCAACACCATCAGCGCCGGGGCGATGCGGACGGTCGCGGCCCGCTCCATCCCCGGCTTCAGCGGCCTGTACGACGAGGCCGGACGCCGCGCCGCCCTGGGCCGCCACGCCACCCCCGAGGAGGTGGGCAAACTGGCCCTCTTCCTGCTCTCGGACCTGGGCAGCGGCGTGACCGGGCAGACGGTCTATGTGGACGCCGGGGCGAACATCATGACCATGCCGCTGGAGTAGTCCCCCCGCCGCGCCCAGCCTCAACCCTGCTTTACTTCCCACAGTGGCCCCCGGTTCACGCGCTACAGTGGCGGGCGTGACGTGGCTGAAGCCGGTGAGCATCGATGGAGACGCGCAGGCCGCGTATAACGAGTTTCTGCGGAATCTGGAATCCAGGCTCGCGGACCCGGCGACCGACCGCAACGTGGTGGCCCGCGAGGTGCTCGCTCAGGCGATGTACGGGCGCGAGTACGGGCAACTCCTCGCGGACGCGCCTCTCGCGGCCCTGAACCTCGACGCGCGGAACGTGACCTTTGAGGCCGAGTATTACCTCGCCACCGACGCCGAGCAGTTTGCCCGCGTCAAGCCGCTGCTGTGGCTGTGGAAGAACCTCGACCTCACGCCGGTCGGGCAGAATCCGGTGACCGGCATCCCGGTGCGCCGGATTCTCGCCGGGCACATCTTCCGGCGGGTCGGGCGCGACTTCAAATGCTGGCAGAACGTGGAGTTCAGCGTGGGCTACAACATGGAGGTGGGGGACAACGTGGTCGTTCACCGCCACGTCCTGCTCGACGACATCGGCGGCATCGAGTTGCAGGACAATGCCTCGGTCAGCGACTACGTGAATATCTACAGCCACACGCATTCCGTGCTCGACGGCCCGGACGTGACCCTGCGGAGGACCGTGATCGGCCGGGGAGCACGGATCACGTACCACTCCACCATCCTGGCCGGGAGCGTGGTCAGCGACGACGCGATGCTCGCCACCCACGCCCTGCTGCGCGGGGACATCCCGCCGCACGGCATCGCGATGGGGCTGCCCGCCCGCGTGACCCGCTTCAAGGAGCGGCCCCGGCCGGAAGCCTACGGGGTGGACTCGCGCACCCATCCGCACGACGCGGGGCGCAAGGCCAACCCGCAGTTTCCCGACCCCACGCCCAACCAGACCCGCGTGCCGGGAGACGGCGACCGCTAACCCCGCGCCGTGACCCTCCCCGGTGCCCACCGTGAGGCCATCTGGACGCGGCTGCTGCGCGAGCGGGCCTGCGCGTACCCGCTGCCACCGCATGGGCACCACCCCAACTTCATCGGGGCTGCCCAGGCGGCACGGTCACTGCTCTCGCACCCGGAGGTCGCCGGGCACCGCACGCTGATCGTGGGCGGCGACCGGGTGCTCTATCCGCTGCGAAAGCTCGCGCTGGAGGCAGGCCTGACCCTCTACGTCCCGCACCAGACGCGCGAGGGGTGGTACTGGCGGCTGACCGACCCGGCGGGGGCGCAGCTCCGGGCCATGCCCCGCGTGGGCGAGCCGAGGCTGCATCCGGAGGGGGCGGGGGCCGTCGTCCTCGCCTGCGTCGCTGTGGACCGGGCGGGCGGGCGGCTGGGCAAGGGCTTCGGCTGGGGGGCGCGGGGCCTGGGCCTCGGCCTGCCCGAATACACGCTGGCGCACCCGCTGATGCTGGCGGACGCGCTGCCGTGCCCGCCCGACTCGCGAGTGAGGCTGATCGGGTTACCGGGAAGGGTGCTCGGCGTCTCGGCGCAGGCGGGCCAGCAAACTCTAGACTGAGTTCATGACCAAGCGCAGCAAAGTGTTCGTGCCCGCCGTCGTCACCGTGGCGACGGTCGGGGTGGCCGCCGGGGCCGCCTACGTCGCCCGGTACCGCAAGGACGACGTGAAGGACCTGTTCGTGGCGCAGGCGCTGGAGCGCCCTGCCGCCCGCCAGAGCTATACGGAACTCGCGCAGGGGCTGGAGCGTTCCGGCATCGCCCTCTTCCAGCGGGCGGGCCGCGCCGCCGACACCCAGGCCAACCGTGCCGTGCTGACCCACATCATCGGGATCGAGCGCTGGGGGCAGGAGCGGCTGCGGGTGGCGCTGGGCGAGCGCGCGTTCGTGCGCGACGACCACCACCCCTACAAGCCCGGCGCGGGCACCACATTGCGTGAGCTTCAGGACCTCCTCTCCCAGACCCGTGCCCGCACGGTGGACCTCGCCCGGCGCCTGAACGCTTCCCCACCCGCCGAGGGCACCACCGTCGAGCACAACGGGCTGGGGCCGCTGACGCCCAAGGGCTGGCTGCGCTACCTGACCCAGCACGCCGACCTCGAAAGCCGCAAGGTGCGCGGGGCCAAGGAAGCCAAGGCCCTGGGCGAGTGACCCCGCCCACGCTCTGGACGGTCGGCTATGAGGGAGCCGACCAAGGCGCTTTTCTCGCCACGCTGGAGGCGGCGGGCGTGACCCTGCTCGCCGACACGCGGGAGCGGGCACAGAGCCGCCGCCGGGGCTACAGCAAGACACCACTCTCGCAGGCGCTCGCGGAGCGCGGCATCGGCTACCGCCACCTGCGGACGCTGGGGACGCCGCCCCCGGTGCGCAAGGCGTACAAGCTCGACCACGATTTCCAGGCGCTGGAGGCGGCCTACACCCTGCACCTCGCCACCCAGGGGGAGGCGCTGGAGGAGCTCGGCGCCCTCGCGGGGCGGGAGCGGGTGGCCCTGCTGTGCTTTGAAGCCGATCCCAAAGCGTGCCACCGCTCGCTGATCGCCCGCCGCCTGCGGGCGCTGGGGCTGGTGGGCGAGGTGGTGGACCTCGACATTCCGGGCCGCCAGGGAACGTAGCCCAGCGCCGTAGAAAGCTGTAAGACCCTCTCCCCTACCCTGGGCGGCGATGAGCGTGCTGCAAGCCCTCTTGGGCGTGATCGTGAAGGCCGGGGCCAGTGACATCCACCTGCGGGCGGGGAGTGCGCCTGCCGCGCGGGTCAACGGCGAGATCGTGCGCTTCGGCGAGGACCGACTGCTGCCCGAACACGTCGAGACGTTCGCCCGCGAGATGATGGGGCGCCCCGGCCTGTGGGACGAGTTCCTGACCCGCCGCGACGGCGACTTCGCCTATGGAGTGCCCGGCGTGGCCCGCTTCCGGGTGAACGCCTACTACCAGCGCGGCACGGTGGGCCTGATCATGCGCGTGATCGAGGACAAGCCCATTCCCGGCTTCGCGGACCTCGGGCTGCCGGTGGGCACCTTCGAGGAACTCGCGGGGCACGAGCGCGGCTTGGTGCTGGTGACCGGGCCGACTGGGTCGGGCAAGACGACCACGCTGGCCTCGCTGCTCGACCACATCAACGCCACGCAGCCCGTCAACATCGTGACGCTGGAAGACCCCATCGAGGTGCTGCACCGCGACAAGCGGGCGCTCGTCTCGCAGCGCGAACTCGGCACCGATACGCTGAGTTTCGCGGCGGGGCTGCGGGCTGCGATGCGCCAGGACCCCGACGTCATCCTGATCGGCGAGATGCGCGACAAGGAGACGGTGGAAGCCGCGCTCTCGGCCGCGCAGACGGGGCACCTCGTCTTCTCGACCCTGCACACTCAGGACGCGATTCGCACGGTCAACCGCATCATCGATTTCTTCGCCCCGCACGAGCGCGACCAGATCCGGCTGGGGCTGTCGGAGAGCCTCGTCGGGGTGGTCAGCCAGCGGCTGCTGCCGCGCAAGGGTGGCGGGCGGGTCCTGGGCATGGAGATTCTGCTGGGCACGCCCACCGTCCGCGAGTGCGTCAAGGACCCCGAGCGCACCGACGAGATCAAGCAGGCTCTGCTGGAAGGTGGGGCGCGGGGAATGCACACCTTCGACCAGCACCTCGCCCAGCTCGTGAGCGAAGGGCTGATGACCGAGGAAGACGCCATGCAGACCGCCACCAGCCCGCACGAACTGAAGATCATGCTGATGAAGGCGCAGTTCGCCTGAGTCGCGGCACAAAGACCCGGCACGCCTTGACGTTGGGCGTGCCGGGTTCGCCTGAAAGAGGTCAGTAGGGAGGCCGCACCGCCCGGCGCAGCACCGACGCGGGCGTCTCGCGGACGGTGCGGTCCACCCCCGCCACCGGGGAGCGGTAGATCAGTTCGGAGACGAGGCTGCGCTGCTCGTCCAGCGCGTGGCACACCTGCCGCGCGAGCGAACGCCACAGGACCAGCGTGAACCCGGTCACCAGCATCAACCCCACCAGCACCGCGATCATGGGCTGGAGCTGCTCAGCCAGCACCTCGTCGAAATTGGTGATGAAGTACTCGGCCGTCGTCATCCGGAACAGGGTCGCGGGCAGCAACCACAGTCCCAGGCCCAGCAGCAGGGCGGCGGCGTATTTCAGGGGTGAGGTCGCGTCCCGCAAGGCCCGGTGCAGTGCCCCCGAGGGGCCAGGCTGCCGCTGCCACGGTCCCACCCGGCCCGCCCAGCGCGACAGCCCCCCGAAGCCCCGCCACAGCAGTCCCAGGATCGGTACTGTCAGCGTGACCGCCAGCACCACCGTGATGAAGGCGTACAGCCCGGCGGGGAGCAGTTGCATGGTGGGATCAGGCTGCCCCGCCACCCAGATGCGGATGACCACGAACGCCAGCACACCCAGCCCCAGCACCCAGCGAAAGCCCTGCGTCGCCCCGATAAAGGCCCGCCTCGCCCCCTGGTCGTCCCGGTGCGGCAAGCCCGCCGCCCACGCCCGGAAGCCCACCAGCCCCAGCGCGAGCAGCCCTGCCAGTAGTCCCAGGGTCACCTCCAGCGCGAGGTGCGGCAGAATCCGGGCCAGATGCAGGGCGGGAATGCCGATCTCCCGCGTGTCCTCCGGCATTCCGGCCCACGCCCGCAGCAGGAAGAACACCAACGCGCCGCACACCGCGAACAGGGCGAGGGCAGCGGCGGCCAGCACTCGCAGGGCCAGGTCCTGACGCGGCGTCAGCAGGGGTGTCATGGTGGGGGCAGCGTACACTGCCCGGCTGACCGGTGTGGGCAACAGTGCAGCTCTACGCCTGCATTCCCCGGCCCTTGTTCATCCATGCGGGCGGCTTGGGCGCGAAGCGGCCCAGGATGGTCCCCTGGTCGTAGGCGAGGTAGGCGTCCGCCCAGGGAAAGGTCTGGTTGAGCACCCGGATCGCCTCCGGGCTGCCCATGTTGTGGTCGAGCTGGTAGAGCACGAACTGCTCGGGCGTCTCCAGCCGCAGGTAGGTCGGCATGGCCCCGGCGTGTTCGTCCAGCACGCTCTGGAACTCGCCCACCGCGTCGGGCGTGGCCGTTTCCAGGTCGATGGTCACGTACATGACCTTGGGGACCTCGGCGAGCTGCTCGATGCTCACGACTTCCTCCGCGATGGCCCGCAGCCCGCCGTCTTCCGATTCCAGCTCCACGATCACCAGGGCGGGCGTGTCGTTGACCAGCTTCTCCTGAATGCGGTCGTAGGCGCGGGAAAAGGCCACCAGCTCGGTCTGTCCCGACTCGTCCGCGAGGATGAAGCGGGCCATCATGCCGCCCGACTTGGTGGGCTTCTTGACCACGCTCTCGATCATGCCCGCCAGCACCGCCTTGACCCGCTTGCCCGGCGCGACGTTCTGGGTGGTGAACCAGGCGTCGAGGTCCGAGATGCGGCAGCTCGCGGCCTCGCGCAGCCCCTCGTGCTGCTCCAGCGGGTGCCCGGAGATGTAGAGGCCCAGCGACTCCTTCTCGACGGCGAGGCGCTGGAGGTCGGTGTACGGCTCGACGCCTGATTTGAGCCTCGGCTCGGGGGCGGTCTCGTTCATGCCGAACAGGGCGTCCATGCCGCTGTTCGCCATCGCCGCCGCGCCCTGTGCCCAGGCCATCGCTTCTTCCAGGCTCTCGGAGAGCTGCCGCCGCTCCCCGAAGCGGTCGAAGGCCCCCGACTTGATCAGCGACTCCATCGCCTTGCGGTTGCAGACCTTGTTGCCCAGGCGGGAGCAGAAGTCGGCGAGGGACTTGTAATGGCCGCCCCGCTCGCGTTCCTCCAGAATCCGCTGCACGGCCGCCTCGCCCAGGCCCTTGATCGCGTACAGGCCGAACAGAATCTCCTCGCCCTGCACCGCGAAGTCGGGCGCCGAGCGGTTGATGTCGGGCGGCAGCACCCGCACGTCCATCTTGCGGGCGTCGGAGACGTACTCCGCCACCTTGTCGGAGTCCCGGCGCTCCACAGTGAGGAGGGCGGCCATGAACTCGACCGGGTAGTTGGCCTTCAGCCACGCGGTCTGGTAGGTGATGACCCCGTAGGCGGCCGAGTGCGACTTGTTGAAGCCGTAGTTGGCAAAGGCGTCCAGCAGGTCGAACAGGCGGTTGCCCTCGTCCTCGGGCACGCCGTTCTCCCTGGCTCCGGCGACGAAGATCTGCCGCTGGCGTTTCATCTCCTCGGCGTCCTTCTTGCCCATCGCGCGGCGCAGCAGGTCGGCTCCGCCTAGCGAGAATCCGGCGACCTCGGAGGCGATCTGCATGATCTGTTCCTGGTAGACGGGGATGCCGTAGGTTTCCGCCAGGATCTTTTCCAGCCATTTCGCGCTGTTGGGAAAGCCGTCCTTGACGTAATCCACTTCCTCGACGCCGTGGTGACGGCGGACGTAGGTGGGGATGTTCTCCATTGGGCCAGGGCGGTAGAGGGCCGAAAGGGCAATGATGTCGGCGAGGCGGCGGGGCTTGAGACGGCGGGAGGCGTCCGCGATGCCTGCCCCTTCAAGCTGGAAGACGCCTTTGGTGTCGCCCCGGCTCATCAGCTCGTAGGTCCGGGCGTCGTCGAAGGGAATCGCGTCGAAGTCGATCTCGATGCCCTTGGACTCGCGCATGATGCGCTTGGCCTCGTCGAGGAAGGACAGGGTCCGCAGCCCCAGGAAGTCCATCTTGATCAGGCCGATGTCCTCCACGGCCTTCATGTCGTACTGGCAGACCATGCCCTCGCCGGAGGTGTCGCGCATGACGGGCACGAGGTCGGTCAGTTGCGTCTTGCCGATTACGACGCCTGCCGCATGGACCGAGGCGTGGCGGGTCAGGCCCTCGAGCTTCTGCGCGAACTCGTAGGCTTCGAGCAGTTGGGCGTCTTCCGCCAGCATCTGCTGGATGTCCGGCACGGCCTCCCGCGCCTGCTCCAGCGAGTAGGACTTGCCGAACTTGATGGGGATCAGCTTGGAAACCTTGTCCACCTTGGCGTATTCCAGGCCCATCACGCGGGCCACGTCCTTGAGGCACGCCTTGGACGCCATCGTCCCGAAGGTGGCGATCTGCGCGACCTTGTCGTCGCCGTACTTCTGCTGCACGTAGCCGATGACCTCGCCGCGCCGGGCATCGTTGAAGTCGATGTCGAAGTCGGGCATGGAGATGCGGTCGGGATTCAGGAAACGCTCGAACAGCAGTTCGAATTCCAGCGGATCGAGGTTGGTGATGCGGATCGCGTAGGCGACGAGCGACCCCGCGCCCGACCCACGCCCCGGCCCCACCGAGATGCCCTGGTCCTTGGCCCAGTTGATGTAGTCCGCGACGATCAGGAAGTAGTCGGGAAAGCCCATGTTGTTGATGACCGAGAGTTCGTACTCGGCCCGGCGCAGGATGACGAGGGCGTGGGTATGGTGCGCCTTCGTGGTCTCCTCGCCGTCCGCTTCAGGGTCGAGTTCGATGGCCGTGTCGCTGTCTCCCTGGCGGGCCTGGCGGCAGTCCTCGTGGGCGTAGGGGGGCAGCTTTCCGGCCTCAGCCTCGGCTTCCATGACCTCCAGCGCCGGGTATTTCGTGTACTTCTCCCCCGCCGCCTTGCCCCGCGCCTCCCACTCGCTGCCCATGAAGGCGAGCAGGGTGAACAGCGTTTCGAGGTCGCAGGTCGTGGCATCGCAGCCCTTCACGCGGGCAAGGACTTTCGCCCGGTCCTCCGCCCCCAGCGCCTCCAGCGAGCGCAGGGCGTAGTCGCGCAGCAGCCCCTCCGTCGCGTGGGCCGGATACCGCTTGACCGTGCCCCGGTACGTCTGCACCCGCAGTTCCTCGGCCATCGTGCGGCCTTCGGGGATGGGGAGGGCGGGCATCTGGTACCGCCGCTTCTTGCCGACGGGCAAGTCGACATTGCAGATGGACGCGATATGGGCCGTGTTGTCGAAGGGCTCCTCGCCCCACTCGGAGACGGGGAGGGCCGCCTGCATCTCGTCGAGGCCCTTCACGTAGAACTCGTCACAGGGGAACTTGAAACGGTTCTCGTCGGCCAGGGTCGCCTTGGTCTGGATGGCGAGCAGCGTCTCGTGGGCGGTCGCGTCGGTCTTCTTGACGTAGTGGCCGTCGTTCGTGGCGACCATCCCGATGCCGAGTTCCTGCGCCCAGGCCTTCAGGATGGGGTTGTTGCGCTTCTGCTCGGGCAGGC from the Deinococcus sp. NW-56 genome contains:
- a CDS encoding DinB family protein, whose amino-acid sequence is MTKRSKVFVPAVVTVATVGVAAGAAYVARYRKDDVKDLFVAQALERPAARQSYTELAQGLERSGIALFQRAGRAADTQANRAVLTHIIGIERWGQERLRVALGERAFVRDDHHPYKPGAGTTLRELQDLLSQTRARTVDLARRLNASPPAEGTTVEHNGLGPLTPKGWLRYLTQHADLESRKVRGAKEAKALGE
- a CDS encoding DUF488 family protein, with the translated sequence MTPPTLWTVGYEGADQGAFLATLEAAGVTLLADTRERAQSRRRGYSKTPLSQALAERGIGYRHLRTLGTPPPVRKAYKLDHDFQALEAAYTLHLATQGEALEELGALAGRERVALLCFEADPKACHRSLIARRLRALGLVGEVVDLDIPGRQGT
- a CDS encoding PilT/PilU family type 4a pilus ATPase — its product is MSVLQALLGVIVKAGASDIHLRAGSAPAARVNGEIVRFGEDRLLPEHVETFAREMMGRPGLWDEFLTRRDGDFAYGVPGVARFRVNAYYQRGTVGLIMRVIEDKPIPGFADLGLPVGTFEELAGHERGLVLVTGPTGSGKTTTLASLLDHINATQPVNIVTLEDPIEVLHRDKRALVSQRELGTDTLSFAAGLRAAMRQDPDVILIGEMRDKETVEAALSAAQTGHLVFSTLHTQDAIRTVNRIIDFFAPHERDQIRLGLSESLVGVVSQRLLPRKGGGRVLGMEILLGTPTVRECVKDPERTDEIKQALLEGGARGMHTFDQHLAQLVSEGLMTEEDAMQTATSPHELKIMLMKAQFA
- the dnaE gene encoding DNA polymerase III subunit alpha, yielding MTAADAAQPHIHLPDGSCCGPKKFAHLHQHTQYSLLDGAAKLKDLLKWAKEVTPEGCEPALAMTDHGNMHGAVHFYNYATGMGVKPIIGYEAYVVPGLGTRRDRTRAGDGEKGIFHLTLLARDFEGYQNLCRLSSRGYTEGYYYKPRIDHELLQEHHKGVIAFSGCLGSEVQQLLLQGREDEAKQRLLWYRDLFGENYFIEIQDHGLPEQKRNNPILKAWAQELGIGMVATNDGHYVKKTDATAHETLLAIQTKATLADENRFKFPCDEFYVKGLDEMQAALPVSEWGEEPFDNTAHIASICNVDLPVGKKRRYQMPALPIPEGRTMAEELRVQTYRGTVKRYPAHATEGLLRDYALRSLEALGAEDRAKVLARVKGCDATTCDLETLFTLLAFMGSEWEARGKAAGEKYTKYPALEVMEAEAEAGKLPPYAHEDCRQARQGDSDTAIELDPEADGEETTKAHHTHALVILRRAEYELSVINNMGFPDYFLIVADYINWAKDQGISVGPGRGSGAGSLVAYAIRITNLDPLEFELLFERFLNPDRISMPDFDIDFNDARRGEVIGYVQQKYGDDKVAQIATFGTMASKACLKDVARVMGLEYAKVDKVSKLIPIKFGKSYSLEQAREAVPDIQQMLAEDAQLLEAYEFAQKLEGLTRHASVHAAGVVIGKTQLTDLVPVMRDTSGEGMVCQYDMKAVEDIGLIKMDFLGLRTLSFLDEAKRIMRESKGIEIDFDAIPFDDARTYELMSRGDTKGVFQLEGAGIADASRRLKPRRLADIIALSALYRPGPMENIPTYVRRHHGVEEVDYVKDGFPNSAKWLEKILAETYGIPVYQEQIMQIASEVAGFSLGGADLLRRAMGKKDAEEMKRQRQIFVAGARENGVPEDEGNRLFDLLDAFANYGFNKSHSAAYGVITYQTAWLKANYPVEFMAALLTVERRDSDKVAEYVSDARKMDVRVLPPDINRSAPDFAVQGEEILFGLYAIKGLGEAAVQRILEERERGGHYKSLADFCSRLGNKVCNRKAMESLIKSGAFDRFGERRQLSESLEEAMAWAQGAAAMANSGMDALFGMNETAPEPRLKSGVEPYTDLQRLAVEKESLGLYISGHPLEQHEGLREAASCRISDLDAWFTTQNVAPGKRVKAVLAGMIESVVKKPTKSGGMMARFILADESGQTELVAFSRAYDRIQEKLVNDTPALVIVELESEDGGLRAIAEEVVSIEQLAEVPKVMYVTIDLETATPDAVGEFQSVLDEHAGAMPTYLRLETPEQFVLYQLDHNMGSPEAIRVLNQTFPWADAYLAYDQGTILGRFAPKPPAWMNKGRGMQA